In Mangrovivirga cuniculi, the following proteins share a genomic window:
- a CDS encoding RHS repeat-associated core domain-containing protein produces the protein MAFGETFVEEHSNTNRTPYLFNGKELDEETGLYYYGARYYDAQIGMFLGVDPMAEHRSWLSPYNYVQNNPVVRIDPDGAFDRYYNENGDFLYEDNKETDNIRILKQSDFNDIKFIHGEETLNDRTQTNLALQKDLDERSVGINGSGISAKAASRIFTSILKKYGYNIDKLYNQQVSIDGGRSISSENYNDGSKMRFGQNASGLYKGQINPETGEPYEFTGSASNGTIKVTANYSQKYGTKHLITVSNVISILGVHEFKGHASMGLSHLPGDHKQIYMMQKNHPTFNTITASYREDIIDHLK, from the coding sequence ATGGCCTTCGGCGAAACCTTTGTAGAAGAACACAGCAACACAAATAGAACTCCATATTTGTTTAATGGTAAAGAGCTAGACGAAGAAACAGGGTTGTATTACTATGGAGCTAGGTATTATGATGCGCAGATTGGCATGTTTTTGGGTGTGGATCCGATGGCAGAACATAGATCATGGTTGTCACCATATAATTATGTTCAAAATAATCCTGTTGTAAGAATTGATCCTGATGGAGCATTTGACAGGTATTATAATGAAAATGGAGACTTCTTGTACGAGGATAATAAAGAAACTGATAACATAAGAATTTTAAAACAATCAGATTTTAATGATATTAAATTTATTCATGGAGAAGAAACGCTAAATGATAGGACTCAAACAAACTTAGCACTCCAAAAGGATTTAGATGAAAGAAGTGTAGGGATTAATGGATCAGGTATATCTGCAAAAGCAGCATCTAGAATATTTACATCAATATTAAAAAAATATGGTTACAATATTGATAAACTTTATAATCAACAAGTTTCGATTGACGGTGGACGTTCAATTTCAAGTGAAAATTATAATGATGGTTCTAAAATGAGATTTGGTCAAAATGCTTCAGGTCTCTATAAAGGTCAAATAAATCCAGAAACCGGAGAACCTTATGAATTTACAGGTAGTGCGTCAAATGGAACTATTAAAGTAACAGCAAATTATAGTCAAAAATACGGAACAAAACATTTAATTACAGTTTCAAACGTCATTAGTATTTTAGGTGTTCATGAGTTTAAAGGACACGCTAGCATGGGATTGAGTCATTTACCTGGAGATCATAAACAAATTTATATGATGCAGAAAAACCATCCGACATTTAATACTATAACCGCGAGTTATAGAGAAGATATTATAGACCATTTAAAATAA
- a CDS encoding RHS repeat domain-containing protein — MAKYVEVRAFRKCPVNIFSEEPECRAGKNLKFLGENGEILTAGKSGKIPPGQLNGKGGNGGSASEPFQYYYHPDHLGSSSYITDASGEVYQHLEYMAFGETFVEEHSNTNRTPYLFNGKELDEETGLYYYGARYSNPKSSIWISVDALSDEYPNVSPYSLLGNNPINMVDNDGNAVGPAPNIIPIMTGIIKHPFSNKRSGTYNYGIQAYWLLKSHPSVGSLLERASYIRGADNVNKIIGKGRHPAYPLTSILIDIPISMEKGDILNEAYKIDRAQAERDLAGARMKEADNILGNIDLADATGVFDANLDDQTKIDLTNYEMIKKYGNSKNMSDYKNIFKGGTSKDYLKLLERLSIQLSSDMDSNKARIININLLDGPPIELSLPETKNYYY, encoded by the coding sequence ATGGCAAAGTATGTGGAGGTCCGAGCGTTTAGAAAATGTCCAGTGAACATTTTTAGCGAGGAGCCGGAATGCAGGGCTGGTAAGAACCTGAAATTCTTAGGCGAGAACGGAGAGATCTTAACAGCCGGTAAAAGCGGTAAAATTCCTCCAGGCCAGCTTAATGGCAAAGGAGGAAATGGTGGTTCCGCCTCAGAACCATTCCAGTACTACTATCACCCGGATCATCTTGGTAGCTCTAGCTACATCACCGATGCAAGCGGAGAAGTATACCAGCACTTAGAGTATATGGCCTTCGGCGAAACCTTTGTTGAAGAACACAGCAATACAAATAGAACTCCATACTTGTTTAACGGCAAAGAGTTAGACGAAGAAACCGGGTTGTATTACTATGGGGCTAGATATAGCAATCCAAAATCAAGTATATGGATTTCAGTTGATGCATTATCTGATGAATATCCTAATGTGTCTCCTTATAGTTTACTAGGAAACAACCCTATAAATATGGTTGATAATGATGGTAATGCAGTAGGCCCGGCTCCCAATATAATTCCCATTATGACAGGTATAATTAAACATCCTTTTTCTAATAAGAGATCTGGGACATACAATTATGGGATTCAAGCTTATTGGCTTTTAAAAAGTCATCCAAGTGTTGGAAGTCTTTTAGAAAGGGCATCATATATACGAGGAGCAGATAACGTAAATAAAATAATAGGTAAAGGTAGACATCCCGCATACCCATTAACTAGTATATTAATCGATATTCCAATTAGTATGGAAAAGGGAGATATACTAAATGAAGCTTATAAAATAGACCGTGCTCAAGCAGAAAGAGACTTAGCAGGTGCAAGGATGAAAGAGGCTGATAATATATTAGGAAATATAGATCTAGCGGATGCGACCGGTGTATTTGATGCTAATTTGGATGATCAAACAAAAATTGATTTAACAAATTATGAAATGATTAAAAAATATGGGAATTCGAAAAATATGAGTGATTATAAAAATATCTTTAAAGGTGGTACATCTAAAGATTATCTTAAATTATTAGAACGATTATCTATTCAATTATCTTCAGATATGGATTCAAATAAAGCTAGAATAATCAATATTAATTTATTAGATGGACCTCCAATTGAATTATCTTTACCAGAAACAAAAAACTACTATTATTGA
- a CDS encoding RHS repeat domain-containing protein: protein MKYGFGEDRQGRKMFETITIDPNGIRTAQYTDIRERVTAVKNVTSDGSVWTSFEYNAMNEKIASMDDRENKTLYEYDWFGRRISRDHPDAGLTTFSYDIASNLRETVTANLRESGGAVTYEYDYNRLEKIIYPENPENNVTYTYGEAGADNNRAGRVVLQEDASGAQEFFYGPLGEVIKNIRTVVISGHTEQTYVTEWEYDTWNRLMSMTYPDGEKVEYTYNAGGLLRSMKGKKQGYKFNYVEQLGYDKFGQRVFLEYGNGTKTTYSYEEDRRRLKNMNTKTSQGRDMMDNVYEYDKVNNILSLTNRAAVPSSDLMGGSSTYSYEYDDLYRLVSAEGNYTGSNEKHRYNLEMEYNTVGGILRKNQTHERSGGEGNNWVTQKRTTYDMTYEYGKEQPNAPVHIGDKSYQYDLNGNLTGWTHDVSGQRRNIVWDEENRIRSIMDNGAIHHYVYDASGTRVLKGKSQGQAVYKDGSHKSGSGNMGNFTVYVNPYIVLRSGSYTKHYYIESQRIVSKLGGGYDDAIDNRAAGGDKVDYGVKKGKVWDGIVKNLKFLGENREILTAGKSGKIPPGQLNGKGGSGSASEPFQYYYHPDHWRTERLENLL, encoded by the coding sequence ACGGCAGTTAAAAATGTAACAAGTGATGGAAGTGTCTGGACAAGCTTTGAGTACAATGCGATGAATGAGAAGATCGCCTCAATGGATGATCGTGAAAACAAAACATTGTACGAATACGACTGGTTTGGTCGTCGAATCAGCCGTGATCATCCGGATGCCGGTCTGACAACTTTTAGTTATGACATTGCAAGTAACTTAAGAGAAACAGTAACTGCTAACCTGAGAGAATCTGGTGGAGCAGTAACTTATGAATACGATTACAATCGTTTAGAAAAGATCATTTATCCGGAAAATCCGGAAAACAATGTGACTTATACCTATGGTGAGGCTGGAGCAGACAATAACCGTGCTGGTAGGGTAGTTCTTCAGGAAGATGCCTCCGGAGCACAGGAATTCTTCTACGGTCCACTAGGAGAGGTGATCAAGAATATTCGTACCGTAGTCATTTCAGGACACACCGAGCAAACCTATGTTACCGAGTGGGAGTATGACACCTGGAACAGATTAATGTCAATGACTTACCCTGACGGTGAGAAAGTAGAATATACTTATAATGCTGGTGGGTTACTTCGCAGCATGAAAGGGAAGAAGCAAGGGTACAAGTTCAACTACGTGGAGCAACTAGGCTATGATAAGTTTGGTCAGCGAGTATTCTTAGAATATGGTAACGGAACTAAGACTACCTATTCTTATGAAGAAGATCGTAGAAGACTGAAAAACATGAATACCAAGACCAGCCAGGGTCGCGACATGATGGATAATGTGTATGAATACGATAAGGTAAACAACATCCTTAGCCTGACAAACAGGGCAGCAGTTCCATCAAGTGACCTGATGGGTGGTTCATCAACATACTCATACGAATATGATGATCTGTATCGTTTAGTCTCTGCAGAAGGTAATTATACCGGAAGCAATGAAAAGCATCGATATAATCTGGAAATGGAATACAATACCGTTGGTGGAATCTTAAGAAAAAACCAGACCCACGAGCGCAGTGGTGGTGAAGGTAATAATTGGGTAACCCAAAAACGAACTACCTACGATATGACCTATGAGTATGGAAAAGAGCAGCCAAATGCTCCGGTACACATTGGTGACAAGTCATACCAGTACGATTTAAATGGAAACCTGACCGGCTGGACCCACGATGTCAGTGGACAGCGAAGAAACATAGTTTGGGATGAAGAAAACAGAATCCGCTCGATTATGGACAACGGAGCAATACATCACTACGTGTATGATGCATCCGGAACAAGAGTATTGAAAGGAAAAAGCCAGGGGCAGGCAGTCTACAAAGACGGTAGCCACAAATCAGGTTCCGGTAATATGGGTAACTTTACGGTATATGTAAATCCATATATCGTGTTAAGAAGCGGAAGTTATACAAAGCACTATTACATCGAAAGCCAGCGTATTGTAAGTAAGCTGGGAGGTGGTTATGATGATGCAATAGACAACCGAGCTGCTGGTGGAGACAAAGTAGACTACGGTGTTAAGAAAGGAAAAGTATGGGACGGCATTGTTAAGAACCTGAAATTCTTAGGCGAGAACAGAGAAATATTGACAGCCGGTAAAAGTGGTAAGATACCTCCAGGACAGCTTAACGGTAAAGGAGGAAGCGGTTCAGCCTCAGAACCATTCCAGTACTACTACCACCCGGATCATTGGAGGACCGAACGTTTAGAAAATCTCCTGTGA